Proteins encoded in a region of the Cataglyphis hispanica isolate Lineage 1 chromosome 14, ULB_Chis1_1.0, whole genome shotgun sequence genome:
- the LOC126854609 gene encoding E3 SUMO-protein ligase NSE2-like, translating to MTQSTQMIETLDDCFVKTADNIMKHYADKEERKKVLENLRDVLKENCSESARILAANEIKKQLEFTFDPEAKNVEDIMKEYREAISNIQVDSSKYNRLLEYDRQIEVLLQANEDASNNELEENADEDLRLTGQEINVIDPISKTRMTHPVKNTVCGHVYDKESLVAMLCKNKNTRCPVVGCTSTDYINLNQCRTDIVTKKYLERNPA from the exons atgaCACAGTCTACGCAAATGATAGAAACTCTTGATGATTGTTTCGTGAAAACAGcggataatattatgaaacacTACG ctgataaagaagagaggaagaaagtaTTGGAAAACTTGAGAGAtgtcttaaaagaaaattgtagcGAATCTGCAAGAATATTGGCTGCAAATGAAATCAAAAAGCAACTGGAATTCACTTTTGACCCAGAGGCCAAAAATGTCGAAGATATtatgaaa GAATATAGAGAGGCTATATCTAACATTCAAGTTGattcatcaaaatataacaGATTATTGGAATATGATCGGCAAATTGAAGTATTGCTTCAag ctAATGAAGATGCATCGAATAATGAACTGGAAGAAAACGCAGATGAAGATTTGCGATTGACAGGTCAAGAAATAAACGTGATTGATCCAATTTCTAAAACAAGGATGACCCATCCAGTGAAAAATACAGTCTGTGGTCATGTATATGATAAAGAAAGCCTTGTCGCaatgttatgtaaaaataaaaataccag ATGTCCCGTAGTAGGATGCACCAGCACAGACTACATAAACTTAAACCAATGTCGCACTGATATTGTGACAAAAAAGTACCTGGAACGAAACCCtgcttaa
- the LOC126854608 gene encoding uncharacterized protein LOC126854608 has translation MFMFVLLLTFLVLSHIRIAGDALDWDFPRSSASTIITKNIQGYASYVEPIVYESFVLSPRRHLLEYPRWIKQAYRSNDYNVVRKRHQSRNKLDENRFYRSAVKDNEDDEDEEEEEEEEDEDEGDEEGKIDDENMNEEQDENEEEMVAAAVRSGSRNRMVRSGYVPFGGKVDERERQEVVRIRSATEECEDDLTESPQYYDYETEVINVAPQSGDQCRIVFLAKMLGASFLILLLT, from the exons ATGTTTATGTTTGTTCTCTTGTTGACATTTTTAGTTCTGTCACACATTCGTATTGCCGGCGATGCGCTCGATTGGGACTTCCCAAGGTCGTCCGCATCGACCATAATTACTAAAAACATTCAGGGATATGCTTCATATGTAGAACCTATAGTTTACGAGAGTTTTGTACTATCACCACGACGTCATCTTTTAGAATATCCGCGTTGGATCAAGCAAGCGTATCGCAGCAACGATTACAATGTCGTTCGAAAACGTCATCAATCTCGAAATAAGCTGGATGAGAACAGATTTTATCGTTCGGCTGTAAAGGACAACGAGGATGATGAAgacgaggaggaagaagaggaagaggaggacgAGGACGAGGGCGACGAGGAGGGCAAGATTGACGACGAAAATATGAACGAAGAGCAAGATGAAAACGAAGAAGAAATG GTCGCAGCCGCCGTCAGAAGTGGATCCAGGAATCGCATGGTGAGATCCGGTTATGTGCCGTTTGGAGGTAAGGTCGATGAACGCGAGAGACAGGAAGTCGTAAGGATTAGATCAGCCACCGAGGAATGTGAGGACGACTTGACGGAATCGCCACAATATTATGATTACG aGACCGAAGTGATAAATGTCGCTCCCCAAAGCGGCGATCAATGTCGGATAGTGTTCCTCGCAAAGATGCTCGGTGCAAGTTTTCTGATTTTATTGCTTACCTGA